A genomic window from Desulfobotulus mexicanus includes:
- a CDS encoding ATP-binding protein, giving the protein MNHKLFIVEEIAQGLAIRMGADMRNIDLASHETQLFLKKQNLEALTFSICLGMREALTNAVRHGSINLPEGIITYQVQIIGQRIVLEIMDEGPGFNWRTSQKTNPDAENGRGIHIMKNYFNTFRYNEKGNRLTLEKDIPGCF; this is encoded by the coding sequence ATGAACCATAAACTTTTCATCGTGGAAGAAATAGCACAGGGCCTTGCCATCCGCATGGGTGCCGATATGAGAAATATTGACCTGGCCAGCCATGAAACCCAGCTTTTTTTAAAAAAACAAAATCTTGAAGCCCTCACCTTTTCCATCTGCCTTGGGATGCGGGAAGCACTGACCAATGCCGTCCGCCACGGCAGCATCAATCTTCCGGAAGGAATAATCACCTACCAGGTCCAGATCATCGGTCAGCGCATTGTCCTTGAGATTATGGATGAAGGTCCTGGGTTCAACTGGCGAACATCCCAGAAAACAAATCCGGACGCAGAAAACGGCAGGGGAATCCATATCATGAAAAACTATTTCAACACCTTCCGTTATAATGAAAAAGGAAACCGTCTGACTCTGGAAAAAGACATTCCCGGCTGTTTTTGA
- a CDS encoding PP2C family protein-serine/threonine phosphatase, protein MPDLPASHIPAPKELTLLVVDDSPINVRLLETALSKEGYRILTAANGPKARELALENMPDLILLDIMMPGEDGFSVIRFLKNHTATASIPVIFLTGVSEIESKIEGFDLGAVDYIIKPFHPMEVLARVRLHLKLSIATNSLIISQAQKLRQLKKAQTSLLVTPESLPEARFAAIYESFQEAGGDFYDVIAICKDIHGYLVADFSGHDISTSYLTASIKALMKQNCTPIYQPAESIKLINDVLVEILPENKYLTASYAHLNRKTMKLTLVNAGHPPAVYVPENAPARLIRIDGDILGMFRNVIFGTQVLPVKSGDRFYLYSDGLVESSLDRSVWSQASERMLGACEEVRGLPIAEAVKGIRNILLPPEVPIEDDIVILAIEI, encoded by the coding sequence ATGCCCGATCTCCCGGCTTCCCATATACCTGCCCCAAAGGAACTGACCCTTCTTGTGGTGGACGACAGCCCCATAAACGTCAGACTTCTGGAAACGGCTCTCTCCAAGGAAGGTTACAGAATTCTTACGGCAGCCAACGGGCCAAAGGCCCGGGAGCTTGCGCTGGAAAACATGCCGGATCTGATTCTGCTGGATATCATGATGCCCGGTGAAGACGGTTTCAGCGTGATCCGTTTTCTTAAAAACCACACAGCCACCGCATCCATTCCAGTGATCTTTCTCACGGGTGTCAGCGAAATAGAATCCAAAATCGAAGGTTTTGATCTGGGTGCTGTGGATTATATTATAAAGCCCTTTCATCCCATGGAAGTGCTGGCAAGGGTAAGACTGCATCTGAAGCTGTCCATTGCCACCAACTCCCTTATCATCAGCCAGGCCCAGAAACTGAGGCAACTCAAAAAAGCCCAGACATCCCTGCTGGTAACTCCGGAATCTTTACCGGAAGCCCGCTTTGCAGCCATTTATGAATCCTTTCAGGAGGCAGGTGGCGACTTCTATGATGTTATTGCCATATGCAAAGACATACACGGCTACCTTGTGGCGGACTTTTCCGGCCATGACATCAGCACCTCCTATCTTACGGCATCCATCAAAGCCCTGATGAAACAGAACTGCACTCCCATATACCAGCCAGCAGAAAGTATAAAGCTTATCAATGATGTTCTGGTAGAGATTCTGCCTGAAAACAAATACCTGACAGCATCCTATGCCCACCTGAACCGTAAAACCATGAAACTGACCCTGGTAAATGCCGGCCACCCTCCTGCGGTATATGTACCGGAAAATGCTCCGGCCCGGCTGATCCGTATAGATGGGGATATTCTGGGTATGTTCCGCAATGTTATCTTCGGAACACAGGTTCTTCCCGTTAAGTCCGGGGACCGTTTTTATCTGTATTCAGACGGCCTTGTGGAAAGCAGCCTGGACCGTTCCGTATGGTCCCAGGCATCGGAACGCATGCTGGGTGCCTGTGAAGAAGTACGCGGTCTTCCCATTGCAGAGGCCGTAAAAGGTATCCGGAATATTCTTCTGCCTCCGGAAGTCCCCATTGAAGATGATATTGTTATCCTGGCCATTGAAATCTGA
- a CDS encoding Hpt domain-containing protein encodes MTDFKKLAEELGLEIADFIELTELFIQTTTDDIARLEKALENQDANSVKDIAHNIKGASGNLGFKAIYVLTTVGEKKAAEGKLSVLASLPAALKKEVTILQSAL; translated from the coding sequence ATGACAGACTTTAAAAAACTTGCCGAAGAACTCGGACTGGAGATAGCGGATTTTATCGAACTGACAGAACTTTTCATTCAAACAACCACTGATGATATTGCACGCCTTGAAAAAGCCCTTGAGAACCAGGATGCCAATTCTGTAAAGGATATTGCCCACAACATAAAAGGAGCCTCAGGTAATCTTGGCTTTAAAGCCATTTATGTCCTCACCACTGTGGGTGAAAAAAAAGCAGCTGAAGGCAAACTCAGCGTCCTTGCATCCCTGCCTGCAGCCCTGAAAAAAGAAGTTACCATCCTTCAAAGCGCCCTGTAA
- a CDS encoding ArsR/SmtB family transcription factor — MDILIFCKALSDPTRIRLIHILDRHELSVNEIVAVMGMGQSRISRHLKILTDAGLLSCRRDGVWAFYGVPSEGSGRNFVTAVREWLRQEPDLEADMVRAAEVLEARRKSTSRFFDTIATDWDRLRLEILGPFDLNATLLDRAGKPGLAVDLGCGTGELLRGLAAQARSVIGVDYSMEMLAEAERRFLEEGLEGDFRLGAIEHLPVGDGVADLAVISLALHHLPDPEGGIRDAARILVPGGVLLLADFDRHEKEFLRERFGDRWLGFAEETIRRFLDGAGFELMELETFTLPSSLRLHLYRAIRRA, encoded by the coding sequence ATGGATATTTTAATATTTTGCAAGGCTCTGTCCGACCCCACACGAATCCGACTAATCCATATATTGGATCGACATGAACTCAGCGTCAATGAAATCGTTGCGGTGATGGGTATGGGCCAGTCCCGTATTTCAAGGCACTTAAAAATTCTGACCGATGCAGGGCTTCTTTCCTGCAGGAGAGACGGTGTATGGGCCTTTTATGGTGTGCCTTCCGAAGGCAGTGGAAGAAATTTTGTTACGGCTGTCCGGGAATGGCTGCGGCAGGAGCCGGATCTGGAAGCGGACATGGTCCGGGCAGCAGAAGTACTTGAGGCAAGAAGGAAAAGCACATCCCGCTTTTTTGATACCATTGCAACGGACTGGGACCGTCTCAGGCTTGAGATTCTTGGTCCCTTTGACTTGAATGCAACCCTGCTGGACCGGGCTGGAAAGCCGGGGCTTGCGGTGGATCTTGGTTGCGGTACGGGGGAACTTCTCCGGGGGCTTGCAGCCCAGGCCCGGAGTGTTATCGGTGTGGATTATTCCATGGAAATGCTGGCCGAAGCTGAACGGCGTTTTCTTGAGGAAGGCCTTGAAGGAGATTTCCGGCTGGGTGCCATTGAGCATCTTCCCGTGGGCGATGGTGTGGCAGATCTGGCGGTGATTTCCCTTGCCCTCCACCACCTGCCCGATCCCGAGGGTGGTATCCGGGATGCGGCCCGTATTCTTGTGCCGGGTGGTGTGCTGTTGTTGGCGGATTTTGACAGGCATGAGAAAGAGTTTCTGCGGGAGCGCTTCGGGGACAGGTGGCTGGGTTTTGCCGAGGAAACCATCCGTCGTTTTCTTGATGGAGCCGGTTTTGAGCTTATGGAGTTGGAAACCTTTACCCTGCCTTCTTCCCTGCGCCTGCATCTTTACCGGGCCATACGCAGGGCCTGA
- the ahcY gene encoding adenosylhomocysteinase — MSVQPMELDLGYKVADMAGADFGRKEMQLAENEMPGLMAAREKYGKEKPLAGLKVTGSLHMTIQTAMLIETLKELGADIRWASCNIFSTQDHAAAAIAANGSAAVFAWKGETLEEYWWCTEMALTWPDGSGPDLIVDDGGDATLMIHEGVRVEKDPSLLDKKPGSLEEKCLQDRLRLAYETDSGKWTRMAEKIRGVSEETTTGVGRLYQLQKKGELLFPAINVNDSVTKSKFDNLYGCQESLADGIKRATDVMIAGKVVVICGYGDVGKGCARSMKGFGARVLVTEIDPICALQAAMEGFEVLTMEEAAPMGDIFVTATGNFHVITGEHMESMKNEAIVCNIGHFDNEIDMAYLEETPECLCLNIKPQVDKWTLKSGRSIIVLAEGRLVNLGCATGHPSFVMSNSFTNQTLAQIALATEPHKKEVYTLSKALDEEVARLHLGRLGVRLTKLTPEQSAYLGISPEGPFKPDHYRY; from the coding sequence ATGTCAGTACAGCCGATGGAACTGGACCTTGGATACAAGGTTGCGGATATGGCGGGTGCGGATTTCGGCCGTAAGGAAATGCAGCTTGCGGAAAACGAGATGCCCGGTCTTATGGCTGCAAGGGAAAAATATGGTAAGGAAAAGCCCCTTGCAGGTCTGAAGGTAACGGGTTCCCTGCACATGACCATACAGACGGCCATGCTCATTGAAACCTTAAAGGAGCTTGGGGCGGATATACGCTGGGCTTCCTGCAACATTTTTTCCACCCAGGACCATGCCGCCGCCGCCATTGCAGCCAATGGTTCCGCAGCGGTTTTTGCCTGGAAGGGTGAAACCCTTGAGGAATACTGGTGGTGTACGGAAATGGCCCTGACCTGGCCCGATGGGTCCGGCCCGGACCTTATTGTGGATGATGGCGGGGATGCCACCCTTATGATCCATGAGGGTGTTCGTGTGGAAAAAGATCCTTCCCTTCTGGATAAAAAGCCGGGCTCCCTTGAGGAAAAATGCCTGCAGGACCGTCTTCGTCTGGCCTATGAAACGGATTCCGGCAAATGGACCCGCATGGCAGAAAAAATCCGTGGGGTTTCCGAAGAAACCACCACAGGCGTAGGACGGCTTTACCAGTTGCAGAAAAAAGGAGAGCTCCTCTTTCCTGCCATAAATGTGAATGACTCCGTTACCAAGAGCAAGTTTGATAATCTTTACGGATGTCAGGAATCCCTTGCAGACGGTATCAAGCGGGCCACCGATGTTATGATTGCCGGTAAGGTGGTTGTGATCTGCGGTTATGGGGATGTGGGCAAGGGTTGTGCCCGGTCTATGAAAGGCTTTGGCGCACGGGTTCTTGTTACGGAGATTGATCCCATCTGTGCCCTGCAGGCTGCCATGGAAGGCTTTGAGGTACTTACCATGGAAGAAGCTGCCCCCATGGGAGATATTTTTGTTACGGCCACGGGGAATTTCCATGTCATTACGGGTGAGCACATGGAATCCATGAAAAACGAGGCTATTGTCTGCAATATCGGTCATTTTGATAATGAGATTGACATGGCTTATCTGGAGGAAACTCCGGAATGTCTGTGCCTGAACATCAAGCCCCAGGTGGATAAATGGACGCTGAAATCAGGCCGTTCCATCATTGTGCTGGCCGAAGGCCGTCTGGTCAATCTTGGCTGTGCCACGGGGCATCCCAGTTTCGTTATGAGCAATTCCTTCACCAATCAGACCCTTGCCCAGATTGCTCTGGCAACGGAGCCCCATAAAAAGGAAGTTTACACCCTTTCCAAAGCTCTGGATGAGGAGGTTGCCCGCCTTCACCTTGGAAGGCTGGGTGTGCGGCTCACAAAGCTGACACCGGAGCAGTCTGCCTATCTGGGAATTTCTCCCGAAGGTCCCTTCAAACCGGATCATTATCGTTATTAA
- a CDS encoding branched-chain amino acid ABC transporter substrate-binding protein, giving the protein MKKVLCLAAALCFMAAPAFAETIRIGLMAPMTGSWASEGQDMRDIVTLMAEELNAKGGVLDKKVEIVVEDDAGDPRAAALAAQRLSTRKVAAVIGTYGSSVAEAAQNIYDDYDIIQVANGATSNRLTEKGLNFFFRTCPRNDEQAMVAAKALQSMGFSKIAILHDNTSYARGLADDARKFIGEVSDAKVVFFNALTPGERDFNTVLTRMRASDPDVILFTGYYPEAGLLLRQKMEMGWDVPMMGGDATNNPDLVEIAGTQAASGFYFLSPPVPQDLPTDEARAFLAAFEKKYSKLPGSIWAVLAGDAFTAIVTAIEGAGSTDSKKVAEYMRTRLKDMPALTGTISFNSVGDRIGDVYRVYQVNAEGAFVLMNP; this is encoded by the coding sequence ATGAAAAAAGTTCTGTGTCTTGCGGCAGCTTTGTGTTTTATGGCGGCTCCGGCCTTTGCCGAAACCATCCGTATTGGCCTCATGGCCCCCATGACCGGATCCTGGGCCAGTGAAGGTCAGGATATGCGGGATATTGTGACGCTTATGGCCGAAGAGCTGAATGCTAAAGGCGGTGTTCTCGATAAGAAGGTTGAAATTGTGGTGGAAGATGATGCGGGAGATCCCAGGGCTGCGGCACTGGCAGCCCAGCGTCTTTCCACACGGAAAGTGGCTGCGGTTATAGGCACCTATGGTTCTTCCGTGGCAGAAGCTGCCCAGAACATCTATGACGATTATGATATCATACAGGTTGCCAATGGTGCCACCAGTAACCGCCTGACGGAAAAGGGTCTGAATTTCTTTTTCCGCACCTGCCCCAGAAATGACGAGCAGGCCATGGTAGCGGCAAAAGCCCTTCAGAGCATGGGTTTTTCAAAGATAGCCATTCTCCATGATAATACTTCCTATGCCAGAGGCCTTGCCGATGATGCCAGAAAATTCATTGGTGAGGTTTCCGATGCAAAAGTGGTGTTTTTCAATGCCCTGACTCCAGGAGAGCGGGATTTCAATACGGTACTGACCCGTATGCGGGCATCTGATCCGGATGTGATTCTGTTTACGGGTTACTACCCCGAAGCAGGCCTTCTGCTGCGCCAGAAAATGGAAATGGGCTGGGATGTTCCCATGATGGGCGGGGATGCCACCAACAACCCGGATCTTGTGGAAATAGCAGGTACTCAGGCGGCCAGTGGTTTTTATTTTTTAAGCCCTCCGGTTCCCCAGGATCTGCCCACGGATGAAGCCCGTGCCTTCCTTGCAGCCTTTGAGAAAAAATACAGCAAGTTGCCTGGTTCCATCTGGGCGGTTCTGGCGGGGGATGCCTTTACGGCCATTGTGACAGCCATTGAAGGGGCTGGCTCCACGGATTCCAAAAAAGTTGCCGAGTATATGCGTACCCGGCTTAAGGATATGCCTGCCCTCACCGGCACCATTTCCTTTAACAGTGTCGGAGACCGCATCGGTGATGTTTACCGGGTGTATCAGGTGAATGCTGAGGGTGCCTTTGTTCTGATGAATCCTTAA
- a CDS encoding branched-chain amino acid ABC transporter permease encodes MEFFLQQLFNGLAVGGIYALVALGYTMVYGVMKLMNFAHGELFTMGAFLGLTLLGTFAFTEVLGPFGGVFVLILMVMGMVAIMGVLLERVAYRPLRNSPRLSAIVSALGASIFLQNAIMLMYGARFQVYPHGILPNTPISVFGVDIPLLRILLFVVSILMMAALYFFVQRTRIGTAIRAAAIDQDAARLMGINVDRVIQIVFIIGPALGAAAGVMVGIYYGQINFTMGWIFGLKAFTAAIIGGIGNIPGAMLGGLLLGVLEAMGAAYISTAWKDAIAFAVLILILLVRPRGILGERVADKL; translated from the coding sequence ATGGAATTTTTTCTGCAGCAGTTGTTTAACGGTCTGGCCGTGGGTGGCATTTATGCCCTGGTTGCCTTAGGGTATACTATGGTCTACGGTGTCATGAAGCTCATGAATTTTGCCCATGGGGAGCTTTTTACCATGGGTGCTTTTCTAGGGCTGACCCTTCTCGGTACCTTTGCTTTTACAGAGGTATTGGGGCCCTTTGGCGGTGTATTTGTGCTCATTCTGATGGTCATGGGCATGGTAGCCATTATGGGTGTGCTTCTGGAGCGGGTGGCCTACAGGCCCCTGCGCAATTCTCCCCGTCTTTCCGCCATTGTCTCTGCCCTTGGTGCTTCGATTTTTCTTCAGAATGCCATTATGTTGATGTATGGTGCCCGTTTTCAGGTTTATCCCCACGGTATTCTGCCCAATACTCCCATATCTGTTTTTGGTGTTGATATTCCCCTGCTCAGGATACTTTTGTTTGTGGTTTCCATTCTGATGATGGCGGCTCTCTACTTTTTTGTTCAGAGAACCCGGATAGGCACAGCCATCCGTGCTGCAGCCATTGATCAGGATGCGGCACGGCTCATGGGTATCAATGTGGACCGGGTGATTCAGATTGTCTTTATTATCGGGCCTGCCTTAGGTGCTGCGGCGGGTGTCATGGTGGGGATTTATTACGGTCAGATTAATTTCACCATGGGGTGGATTTTTGGTCTCAAGGCCTTTACTGCAGCCATCATAGGCGGTATCGGTAATATTCCCGGTGCCATGCTGGGTGGTCTTCTTCTCGGTGTTCTGGAAGCCATGGGAGCTGCTTATATTTCCACAGCATGGAAGGATGCCATTGCCTTTGCTGTTCTAATTCTCATTCTTCTGGTTCGTCCGAGGGGCATTCTGGGAGAACGTGTGGCGGATAAGTTATGA
- a CDS encoding branched-chain amino acid ABC transporter permease, with translation MNKKVFVISVLLAFFACFPVLFSNPYWIGVLNDIWLYAILGLSLNWIVGHTGLFNLGHAAYYAVGAYTAAILSTRYNIPILWLIPVAGAAAGLFALAVARPIIHLRGDYLAIVTIGVGEIVRIALENDIFGLTGGSNGIFGIPRPEIFDMRLRRPWQLYYLIGGFLLITIWFFYRLEQSRFGRALNYIKEDETAAEGSGINTAWYKLAAFVIGAVWAGMAGTLFAAKMTIISPGSFNFWESVLIFAIVILGGAGSIPGVILGAFLLVGLPEFFRNFADARMLFFGAAMVLMMIFRNKGLLPPLVRKYAGVPRVRGGDA, from the coding sequence ATGAATAAGAAAGTTTTTGTCATAAGTGTGCTGCTGGCATTTTTTGCCTGTTTCCCTGTACTTTTCAGCAATCCTTACTGGATAGGTGTGCTTAACGATATATGGCTTTATGCCATTTTAGGTTTGAGCCTGAACTGGATAGTGGGGCATACGGGGCTGTTCAATCTTGGTCATGCAGCTTATTATGCGGTGGGAGCCTATACGGCAGCCATCTTAAGTACCCGGTACAACATCCCTATCCTCTGGCTTATTCCCGTTGCCGGTGCTGCCGCAGGTCTTTTTGCCCTGGCCGTGGCCCGGCCCATCATTCATCTGCGGGGGGATTATCTGGCCATTGTTACCATCGGTGTGGGGGAGATTGTACGCATAGCCCTTGAAAACGATATTTTTGGCCTGACCGGAGGATCCAATGGGATTTTTGGTATTCCAAGGCCGGAAATCTTTGATATGCGTCTTCGCCGTCCATGGCAGCTGTATTATCTCATCGGCGGCTTTCTTTTGATTACCATATGGTTTTTCTACAGGCTGGAGCAGTCCCGTTTCGGCCGGGCCTTAAACTATATCAAAGAAGATGAGACGGCAGCCGAAGGTTCGGGCATCAATACGGCCTGGTACAAGCTGGCGGCCTTTGTCATAGGAGCGGTATGGGCTGGTATGGCAGGAACGCTTTTTGCCGCTAAAATGACCATTATTTCTCCGGGTTCTTTTAATTTCTGGGAGTCGGTGCTGATTTTTGCCATTGTCATATTGGGCGGTGCAGGCAGCATTCCAGGTGTGATTCTGGGAGCTTTTCTGCTGGTGGGGTTGCCGGAATTCTTCAGGAATTTTGCCGATGCCCGTATGCTTTTCTTCGGAGCCGCCATGGTGCTGATGATGATTTTCCGTAACAAAGGCCTGCTGCCGCCTCTGGTCCGTAAATATGCCGGTGTGCCCAGGGTCAGGGGAGGGGATGCATGA
- a CDS encoding ABC transporter ATP-binding protein: MSLLSLEKVVKTFGGLTAVNRVSFSVEAGEIVGLIGPNGAGKTTLFNLITGNYTPDSGDILFEGRSVKGKKPHKIVDMGIARTFQSIRLFQNMPVVENALAGCHCRMKSGIFASMIRTPGQRREEKKALETAREVLDFVGLWEYAGLSASSLSYGKQRLLEIARALASRPRLIILDEPAGGMNDQETAELLHLIREISRKGITVLLIEHDMGLVMRACEKLVVIEYGTKIAVGSPEEVKNNPRVIEAYLGSDEEEDAC, encoded by the coding sequence ATGAGTCTTTTATCCCTTGAAAAGGTGGTGAAAACCTTTGGCGGTCTCACCGCCGTCAATCGGGTGAGCTTTTCCGTGGAAGCCGGGGAGATCGTGGGGCTGATCGGTCCCAATGGTGCCGGTAAAACCACGCTATTCAATCTCATTACCGGAAATTATACACCTGATTCCGGTGATATTCTTTTTGAAGGCAGGTCCGTAAAGGGGAAAAAGCCCCATAAGATTGTGGATATGGGTATTGCCCGGACTTTTCAGAGCATACGTCTTTTCCAGAACATGCCTGTGGTGGAAAATGCTTTGGCCGGGTGTCACTGTCGCATGAAATCCGGTATTTTTGCTTCCATGATCCGCACACCGGGGCAGCGCAGGGAAGAGAAAAAAGCCCTGGAAACCGCAAGGGAAGTTCTTGATTTTGTGGGGCTCTGGGAATATGCAGGTCTTTCCGCTTCCAGTCTTTCCTATGGAAAACAGCGGCTGCTTGAGATTGCCCGTGCCCTTGCAAGTCGTCCCCGCCTCATTATTCTTGATGAGCCCGCAGGCGGTATGAACGATCAGGAGACGGCGGAGCTGCTTCATCTGATCCGGGAAATCAGCCGCAAAGGCATTACCGTACTGCTCATTGAGCATGATATGGGCCTTGTGATGCGCGCCTGTGAAAAGCTGGTGGTGATAGAGTACGGCACTAAAATAGCCGTGGGCAGTCCCGAAGAGGTGAAAAACAACCCCAGAGTCATTGAGGCCTATCTGGGCAGTGACGAGGAAGAGGATGCATGCTGA
- a CDS encoding ABC transporter ATP-binding protein, with the protein MLSLENLVVKYGNVEALHGIDMEVAEGEIVSILGANGAGKSTTLMSISGLVKPASGSIVFEGKPIHTLPAHKIVEMGIAQVPEGRRVFGTLTVAENLRLGAFTSKDRNRDAKTRDWIFSLFPILKERRKQLAGTLSGGEQQMLAIGRALMAHPRLLLLDEPSLGLAPLIIKAIFETIREINGSGVTVVLVEQNARAALRLAHRGYVLEVGKVVLADTAGSLLANPEIHSAYLGHGN; encoded by the coding sequence ATGCTGAGCCTTGAGAATCTTGTGGTGAAATACGGTAATGTGGAGGCCCTGCACGGCATTGACATGGAGGTGGCCGAAGGGGAGATAGTCAGTATTCTCGGAGCCAATGGTGCGGGAAAATCCACTACCCTGATGAGCATCAGCGGGCTTGTGAAACCCGCATCCGGCAGTATTGTCTTTGAAGGTAAGCCCATTCATACCCTGCCAGCCCATAAGATTGTGGAAATGGGCATTGCCCAGGTTCCCGAAGGCAGGCGGGTTTTCGGTACCCTGACGGTAGCGGAAAACCTAAGGCTGGGAGCCTTTACCAGTAAAGACCGTAACAGGGATGCCAAAACCCGGGACTGGATTTTTTCCCTCTTTCCCATTCTGAAGGAAAGGCGTAAACAGCTTGCTGGCACCCTTTCCGGCGGAGAGCAGCAGATGCTGGCTATAGGAAGGGCACTGATGGCCCATCCCCGCCTCTTGCTTCTGGATGAGCCTTCCTTAGGCCTTGCTCCCCTAATCATCAAGGCCATTTTTGAAACCATTCGGGAGATTAACGGCAGCGGTGTCACCGTTGTTCTGGTGGAGCAGAATGCCAGGGCTGCCCTGCGTCTGGCCCACCGGGGCTATGTTCTGGAGGTGGGCAAGGTGGTTCTGGCGGATACGGCAGGCAGCCTTCTTGCCAATCCTGAGATTCATTCCGCTTATCTTGGTCATGGGAATTAG
- a CDS encoding NAD+ synthase, whose product MKITMAQLNPLVGDLEGNATKIIEACQSARQKGAELIIFPELTLTGYPPLDLLERKAFISANLAMKEKLIEKIMGIAFLFGYVAINPGSEGPELQNAAVFAKDGKILGEIRKVLLPQYDVFDECRYFAPGKTAEPVLYGGLRFGITICEDAWNSEDIPVQKGYTENPVADIAPGSDILINLSASPFHVDKVRLRDQLFSGIARQYAIPVLEVNQAGANDTLVFDGASTAYDRKGNIIGRAAAFEEDLILVDLEKNTGDIRLLPEREEDQIHRALVTGIRDYLHKCGFTKAVVGSSGGIDSALVLALAAEALSAENIISVFMPGPYTAADNFEDTRLLAENLKIRLDIVPIQQTMEAMAASSSLFDPESHGITEQNLQARIRGTLIMGYANRYHALALPTGNKAEMAVGYSTLYGDMNGGLAVLGDVSKTRVWALSRRINEKAGFALIPERIIEKAPSAELKPDQRDQDDLPDYGVVDAIVAHHVEDLEDAESIIARGYAENEVRDVIRRIQLNEYKRQQAAPVIRITSRSFGYGRRYPMACRLHY is encoded by the coding sequence ATGAAAATTACCATGGCCCAGCTCAATCCTCTGGTTGGAGATCTTGAGGGAAATGCGACAAAAATCATCGAAGCCTGCCAAAGTGCCAGACAGAAAGGTGCTGAGCTTATCATTTTTCCGGAGCTCACCCTCACGGGCTATCCGCCTCTGGATCTGCTGGAGCGAAAGGCCTTTATAAGCGCCAATCTTGCCATGAAAGAAAAGCTCATCGAAAAAATAATGGGCATCGCATTTCTTTTCGGCTATGTGGCCATAAATCCGGGCAGTGAAGGGCCGGAGCTGCAGAACGCCGCTGTGTTTGCAAAGGACGGAAAAATTCTCGGAGAAATCCGGAAGGTTCTGCTGCCCCAGTACGATGTCTTTGATGAGTGCCGCTACTTTGCACCGGGAAAAACCGCAGAACCGGTTCTTTACGGGGGGCTTCGCTTCGGCATCACCATCTGCGAGGACGCCTGGAACAGCGAAGATATACCAGTCCAGAAAGGCTACACAGAAAATCCCGTGGCAGACATTGCCCCGGGCTCCGATATTCTCATCAATCTGTCCGCCTCTCCCTTTCATGTGGATAAGGTCCGCCTTAGGGATCAGCTCTTTTCAGGCATTGCAAGGCAGTACGCCATCCCAGTTCTGGAAGTGAATCAGGCGGGAGCCAATGACACTCTGGTCTTTGACGGGGCCAGCACGGCCTATGACAGGAAGGGAAATATCATTGGAAGGGCAGCAGCCTTTGAGGAAGATCTCATACTCGTGGATCTGGAAAAAAATACCGGTGATATCCGGCTGCTGCCGGAAAGGGAAGAGGACCAGATTCATAGGGCTTTGGTAACTGGGATCAGGGATTATCTGCATAAGTGCGGTTTTACAAAGGCTGTGGTGGGTTCTTCCGGCGGAATTGACTCCGCCCTTGTTCTGGCACTGGCTGCGGAAGCCCTCAGTGCTGAAAACATCATCAGTGTTTTCATGCCCGGACCCTACACGGCGGCGGACAATTTTGAGGATACCCGGCTGCTGGCGGAAAATTTGAAAATCCGCCTTGACATTGTGCCCATCCAGCAGACCATGGAAGCCATGGCGGCCTCATCTTCCCTCTTTGATCCTGAAAGCCATGGGATCACAGAACAAAACCTCCAGGCCCGTATCCGGGGAACCCTGATAATGGGCTATGCCAACCGCTACCATGCCCTGGCACTGCCCACGGGCAACAAGGCGGAAATGGCCGTGGGCTACAGCACCCTTTACGGGGACATGAACGGCGGACTTGCCGTGCTGGGGGATGTTTCCAAGACAAGGGTCTGGGCCCTTTCACGCCGCATCAATGAAAAGGCTGGTTTTGCCCTGATTCCTGAGCGCATCATAGAAAAAGCACCCAGTGCGGAACTCAAACCCGACCAAAGGGATCAGGACGATCTGCCCGATTATGGTGTGGTGGATGCCATTGTGGCCCATCATGTGGAAGATCTTGAAGATGCTGAAAGTATAATTGCCAGGGGATATGCTGAAAATGAAGTACGGGATGTGATCCGAAGAATCCAGCTCAATGAATACAAGCGCCAGCAGGCAGCCCCTGTAATACGCATAACATCCAGAAGCTTTGGATACGGCAGACGTTATCCCATGGCCTGCAGGCTGCACTATTAG